One part of the Humulus lupulus chromosome 9, drHumLupu1.1, whole genome shotgun sequence genome encodes these proteins:
- the LOC133799890 gene encoding uncharacterized protein LOC133799890 — MRKSQSQDSVPYKDFSLRSFPTLRRRGSLLKSPNLGNLRSSKFKTLNLKDLWVRILITQKVKKNENFVALGLIGSVWVIDLIIKVLLAFAKKSLALFPAKFQKSMWIKQGSFVVVDDNGKVKALESGSKVTCIVSKVLFYEQVCAVRKSPKWAEVFKETVLDNSNGSREGETSQQEDNDLESSCDEDDVLPPLEANTNRNRPFELHQESDSGSESDS; from the exons ATGAGGAAAAGTCAGAGCCAAGATTCTGTTCCATATAAGGACTTTAGCTTGCGCTCTTTTCCTACTCTTAGACGGAGAGGAAGTCTTCTCAAGTCCCCGAATCTTGGAA ATTTAAGGAGTTCAAAGTTTAAAACCTTAAACCTAAAAGATCTTTGGGTCCGAATTCTTATCACTCAAAAAGTCAAG AAGAATGAAAACTTTGTGGCATTGGGTTTGATTGGGTCTGTTTGGGTCATTG ATTTAATAATTAAGGTGCTTTTAGCATTTGCGAAGAAATCATTGGCCCTATTTCCAGCTAAGTTTCAAAAGAGCATGTGGATAAAGCaag GTAGTTTTGTTGTGGTTGATGACAATGGGAAGGTGAAGGCTCTTGAATCTGGCAGCAAGGTGACATGCATTGTTTCTAAAGTTCTCTTCTATGAACAAGTGTGTGCTGTTCGGAAGTCACCGAAATG GGCAGAAGTCTTCAAAGAAACAGTTTTGGATAATTCTAATGGAAGTCGAGAGGGAGAGACTTCGCAACAAGAAGATAATGATCTTGAATCGAGTTGTGATGAGGACGATGTACTACCTCCACTTGAAGCCAATACAAACAGAAATAGACCGTTTGAATTGCACCAGGAATCTGATTCAGGTTCAGAATCTGATTCTTGA